In one window of Pristiophorus japonicus isolate sPriJap1 chromosome 9, sPriJap1.hap1, whole genome shotgun sequence DNA:
- the LOC139273512 gene encoding histone H1-like, translated as MTDTAAAETAPPAAATQIKAPSKKKAAPRSKPAGPTLGEQILKAVADGSDRKGMSLAAIKKALTAKGVDVEKRGSQIRFSIKRNVTNGFLLQTKGTGASGSFKVAKKENQGKVGRKVKKPAAKNSPAKKPAAKKSPAKKPAAKKSPAKKPAAKKSPAKKPAAKKSPAKKTSTKKALTAKKSAKAAAGKKPAAAKPKSPKKASGAKVKVAKKVEKPRAKAKSARPKKAAHKK; from the coding sequence atgactgacactgcagccgccgaaacggcCCCTCCTGCCGCCGCCACTCAAAtcaaggctcccagcaagaagaaggcggctccccgctccaagccagCCGGTCCCACGTTGGGCGAACAGATCCTAAAGGCTGTGGCCGATGGCAGCGATCGTAAGGGGatgtccctggccgcgataaagaaggctctgacggccaaaggcgtggatgtggagaagcgcgggtcccagatcaggttcagtatcaagaggaatgtgacaaatggcttcctgctgcagaccaagggcacgggcgcctcgggctccttcaaagtcgctaagaaggaaaaccagggtaaagtgggaaggaaggtgaagaaaccagcagccaagaactctccagccaagaaaccagcagccaagaaatctccagccaagaaaccagcagccaagaaatctccagccaagaaaccagcagccaagaaatctccggccaagaaaccagcagccaagaaatctccagccaagaaaacgagcaccaagaaggcgcTAACAGCAAAAAAGTCAGCGAAAGCGGCGGCTGGGAAGAAGCCGGCTGCAGCgaagcccaagagccccaagaaggcctcgggcgcaaaggtgaaggtggccaaaaaggtggaaaaaccgagggccaaggccaaatcagcaagacccaagaaagcagcgcacaaaaagtaa